AGGATTGCTTAGTTCGTCAGCTGTGATTACATAAGGACCCATTGGTGCGTAGGTGTCTTGACCTTTCGAAACAATCCATTGTCCAGAACGGCGACAATCTCTTGCGCTAATGTCGTTGATAATAGTATATCCAAATACGTAATCTAGAGCTTTTTCTTTTGAAACTTGTGTTGCTTTTTTGCCCATGATAACGGCCAATTCGCCTTCCCAGTCCATTTGTTTGGTAACATTTTCATTGTGCTTGATAGCATCACCTGGGCCGATAACTGTTGTCGGAGGTTTTGAGAAGATAACACATTTCTGTGGTAGATCTTTTGAGGTGTCGAGTGTTCTTGCGGATTCTGCTACGTGCTCTGTGTAATTAAGTCCAATTCCGAAAATGTTCTTGCGTGGTTTCGGTATTGGGGCGGTAATAATTGCGTTGGATAAAGGGATGCTTGTTGCCACCAAGCTTCTAGCCTCGATATTTTTTAAAGTTTCTGCTACTGCTTTTACTGCTGCTGGTCCAAGATCAATAAATTCCAGCATTGTTGACGGTAGGTCGAGATCGTTTTCGATGCCCCAAGATTCCATGTCAATAATGAGATCTTCGTGTACAATTCCTAATCTGATTTCTGATTCGATATCGCTTCTAAAACTTACTAACTTCATAATTTTATATTTTATTTTAATTGCTGGTGTCCTTCTGGGTGTGCTTTTTCTTGATAAAAACCTAATTTTTCCACGGTTGGTAAATCATTGAAAGAGAATAAATACAACTCTTCTGTTTCGGATGTGTTAGCGAATTCGTGATACAGCCAAGATGGAATGCAGAAAGTGTCTTTTTCTTTAAACTCATATTTAATACCGTCTATGATAACATAACCTTGGCCTTGTGCAACTTGAAATACAAAAGAACCGGTATGTTTGTGGGCTTTGGTTTTTTGTCCAGGTTTTAGCATTTGCATAGTAGCGCCCATTGTTAGCATAGGATGTCCACCTGTTAGAGGATTGGCGTATCGCATGATGTAGGCGTCATAAGCTGTGCCTTCGCTAACTTGAGCTAGATTTTGTAAAGCTTTTTGTGTATTTTCCCAAGAATATTTGAATAATGGTGAGTAAGGTTTGTCCCATTCTCGGTCTATTGGGATAACGCCAGCACCTGAGTAGCTCATTGGTGAATAATTTTCTGCGACAACCAAATCTTGTCCGCCAGCTTCTTCTTCCAATACAGCATAATCATTTGCTTCGAAAGCGTTAATCATCGGAATGTCCAAGCCGTCTAGCCAAATGCAGGTTTGTCCATCTTTTTCTACGCCATGCTCATGCCATGCGCTATTTGGTGTAATCACAAAATCGCGAACGCCTAGTTCTATTTTGTTGCCGTCAACAATAGTGTAGCCTTTTGCGCCTTCCATGATGAAACGAAGCGCAGATGCTGCGTGGCGGTGCGCGGGTGTGAACTCGCCAGGTTGCGTTATTTGGATGCCGGCATAGAGTAGTCCGACAGCGGCTTTTTCCTTGATTCTATTCTTATTTTGAAGATAAACAACGCGTCTGCCTGCTTCGCCAGGAGTTACCAAACGTGCCGCTTCCAAGACAAATGGACGTAACTTTTCGTAGCTCCAAAACATAGGGGCGGAAATGGTATGTGGTTCCCATGGTTCGATATCGTTGGCGACAGTCCATAACGCGCCTGTGTCCATGTCTTGTAGTTCTTTATAATATATTTCTAGTTCTTCGGAGCTTTTTACTTTAGCTCTACCATAGATGTCATCGCTGTAGTTAGTTTCCATAAGTTTGATTTTTATTGTAATCTAATTCTTCAATTGTTTCATAAAACTGAGCAGGAGTTTGGGGTGTGGTATTCACTTTAAAGTCAAAGATATCAAATCTGTTATAGTGACCCAAAATGTCGTGCATCTGTTTTGGTTGGATGCAAGCGGATAAGTCTATTTCAGCGTAAGCAATGCCTTCTTTGTCAATTAATGGTTCGCCAATAACTTGCCCGTTAGGGTCGATGAAGCCTGAAAATGCAGAGTTTTCTCTTTGGAATAATGATCGACATTCTGGATTTTCTTCTTCAAAAAGTTTAATAATATCCTCATTAATTGTACTGCAAGAGATAATGGTGTAAAGTTTACCCTCGAACGAATGAGCGGCTGCACGAATTTTTATAGCTTCAGCCATATTGTAGTCAACTGGTGCTACAGGAAGGCTGATGTAGTTGGCGATATGGATCAGTTCTCCTTGAGAAATTAAAGCAAAACGGGCTAAGGTGTTCGTGTTTTCTCCGCACGCCAGAGTTCCTAATGGGCCAACGGAAGTGTCATAAACTTTAAGAGAAGAACCGTCGCCACCAGTCCAAGTTAGCTTTTCTGCCCAAGTCGGAACCAGCTTTCTGTGCCTTCCCAAAAGTTGACCTTCGTTTGAGATAATCAAATTGGTATTATATATAGTACCAGTCTTTCTGTTTTCTTTTTCGTTAATTCCGATAACGACATTGATGTTGTTGAGTCTTGCGGCATCAAATAATTTTTGTAGCCTCGGATCGTCAATGGCGATAGAGTTTTCATATAATTTTTTAAACCATTTGCTGCCCTTTACCGGATTCATAATCCAATTCCAATATGGGTAAGCGCAAATGAAAACTTCTGGAAATGCTACTAGTTCGGCGCCATTGCTTGCTGCTTCTGCTATCAAATTGCAGGCTTTATCAATGGTCGCTTCGATGTCAAAATATACTGCGCTGGTTTGTACGGTTGCAGCCTTGAATTTTCCTAACATGATTTGGTGTGATTTTTTACTTTGATTCAAAAATATAAAATTGATTTCAATAATGGTGAATAAAAATATAAAAAAATCAAATAAAATTTTGATTTAAATATTATTTGGCTGAAAATCAAATAACTAGAATAATTCAGCAAAAAAAATATGCAAATATTGAATTTATTTTACCAATGTTGAATTTTTTTTATACATTAGCAAAACCCAAACATTACAAAATATTAATATGAAAATTCATTATTATGGTTCAATTAAAAGATAAAGTATTTATAATAACGGGGGGCGTTGCTTCAATCGGTTATGAGATTGCAAAGAAAATGATTGATCTAGGGGCTAGAGTTGTGATTGCTGATATTGCAGATGATATGGGCAAGGCGGCCCAAGAGCGCTTAGGAGAACACGCGTTCTTTGTTCATACAGATATTACTAAAGATGAAGATTGTGAAAATCTGATTCAGCAATGCGTAAATAGATTCGGTAAAATAGATGTTTTAGTAAATAATGCTGCATCTTATGGTGATGATGGCGCTAAGACCACTCGTGAAACATGGCTCCATACACTTAATGTAAATGCTGTTGCGGCAGCAATTTTGGGTGAGATGGCACGTCCTTATTTGAAGGCGTCAAAAGGTTGCATTGTTAATACGGGCTCAATATCTGGAGCTTTTCCTCATATTGAACGCTGGGCCTATCCTGTATCAAAGGCAACATTAATCCATCTTAATAAAACCCAGGCTGTTGAATATGCAGCGGACGGTATTCGTGTTAACATGGTGCGTTTAGGGCATGTTTGGTCTGCGCCTTTCGAAGGTTTAACTCAGAATGATCGTGCGCATGCGGATAAAGTTACGAAAGCTTATAATCTTATTGGTCGTGTGGCTAATGGAGAAGAAATAGCGAATGCGGTAGCTTTTGTAGCGTCTGATGATGCTAGTTATATGACGGGTTCGGAGATTGTTGTGGATGGTGGCTATAGTGCTATGGGGCCAGAGCAACATTATCCGTTGATGTCAAAATTAATGAAAAACCAATAAGCAAATTATAATATATGTCAAGAAAAGTTTCAATTGTAGGTGCGGGGCAATCCGGCCTGCAGCTAGGTTTAGGCTTAGTACAAAAAGGTTACGATGTAA
This genomic stretch from Chryseobacterium sp. POL2 harbors:
- a CDS encoding fumarylacetoacetate hydrolase family protein; the encoded protein is MKLVSFRSDIESEIRLGIVHEDLIIDMESWGIENDLDLPSTMLEFIDLGPAAVKAVAETLKNIEARSLVATSIPLSNAIITAPIPKPRKNIFGIGLNYTEHVAESARTLDTSKDLPQKCVIFSKPPTTVIGPGDAIKHNENVTKQMDWEGELAVIMGKKATQVSKEKALDYVFGYTIINDISARDCRRSGQWIVSKGQDTYAPMGPYVITADELSNPHDLQITTKVNGVEKQNGNTKFMLFNVNDIIEDISESISLEPGDIIATGTPAGVGAGREPQEFMWPGDVVEITIDKLGTLKNYIVKA
- a CDS encoding carbon-nitrogen hydrolase family protein; translated protein: MLGKFKAATVQTSAVYFDIEATIDKACNLIAEAASNGAELVAFPEVFICAYPYWNWIMNPVKGSKWFKKLYENSIAIDDPRLQKLFDAARLNNINVVIGINEKENRKTGTIYNTNLIISNEGQLLGRHRKLVPTWAEKLTWTGGDGSSLKVYDTSVGPLGTLACGENTNTLARFALISQGELIHIANYISLPVAPVDYNMAEAIKIRAAAHSFEGKLYTIISCSTINEDIIKLFEEENPECRSLFQRENSAFSGFIDPNGQVIGEPLIDKEGIAYAEIDLSACIQPKQMHDILGHYNRFDIFDFKVNTTPQTPAQFYETIEELDYNKNQTYGN
- a CDS encoding cupin domain-containing protein, whose product is METNYSDDIYGRAKVKSSEELEIYYKELQDMDTGALWTVANDIEPWEPHTISAPMFWSYEKLRPFVLEAARLVTPGEAGRRVVYLQNKNRIKEKAAVGLLYAGIQITQPGEFTPAHRHAASALRFIMEGAKGYTIVDGNKIELGVRDFVITPNSAWHEHGVEKDGQTCIWLDGLDIPMINAFEANDYAVLEEEAGGQDLVVAENYSPMSYSGAGVIPIDREWDKPYSPLFKYSWENTQKALQNLAQVSEGTAYDAYIMRYANPLTGGHPMLTMGATMQMLKPGQKTKAHKHTGSFVFQVAQGQGYVIIDGIKYEFKEKDTFCIPSWLYHEFANTSETEELYLFSFNDLPTVEKLGFYQEKAHPEGHQQLK
- a CDS encoding SDR family oxidoreductase, producing the protein MVQLKDKVFIITGGVASIGYEIAKKMIDLGARVVIADIADDMGKAAQERLGEHAFFVHTDITKDEDCENLIQQCVNRFGKIDVLVNNAASYGDDGAKTTRETWLHTLNVNAVAAAILGEMARPYLKASKGCIVNTGSISGAFPHIERWAYPVSKATLIHLNKTQAVEYAADGIRVNMVRLGHVWSAPFEGLTQNDRAHADKVTKAYNLIGRVANGEEIANAVAFVASDDASYMTGSEIVVDGGYSAMGPEQHYPLMSKLMKNQ